Proteins from one Mesorhizobium sp. M9A.F.Ca.ET.002.03.1.2 genomic window:
- a CDS encoding CoA transferase, whose amino-acid sequence MDQNFRPLEGIRVVEMSHMIMGPSCGMFLGMLGAEVVKVEPPEGDKTRNLTGMGRPFFPLFNRGKKSVQLDLKSEDGRRALDALLASADVFVENFRDASLSKMGADLDELRSRHPRLIVASHKGFLSGPYQDRTALDEVVQMMTGLAYMTGPTGRPLRVGSSANDIMGGLFGAFSVLAALMERKETGRGRSLRVGLFENCLLLVAQHMVQFELEGTNPPPMPERTFSWPVYDIFDTTDGRQMFVGAVTEGQWTALCRLLGLDELLADPGLQARMDQIEARDRTIPIVARAIASRQSERLAEAFEKLGIPYAPIAKPSDMYSDPHVMRPGGLATSRLPDGQSFRAPSLPFDVDGIMLTGGGDVPALGQDTGAVLGSLGLDAEAIGKAQGAARRAA is encoded by the coding sequence ATGGATCAGAACTTCCGGCCCCTGGAGGGGATCAGGGTCGTCGAGATGAGCCACATGATCATGGGGCCGTCCTGCGGCATGTTCCTAGGCATGCTGGGAGCGGAGGTGGTCAAGGTCGAGCCGCCGGAAGGCGACAAGACACGCAACCTCACGGGGATGGGAAGACCGTTCTTCCCGCTGTTCAACCGCGGCAAGAAGTCGGTCCAGCTCGACCTCAAATCGGAGGACGGACGTCGCGCGCTTGACGCGCTGCTGGCCAGCGCCGATGTCTTTGTCGAAAACTTCCGGGACGCCTCGCTGTCGAAAATGGGCGCGGATCTCGACGAGCTGCGTTCCCGCCATCCACGCCTGATCGTCGCTTCGCATAAGGGATTCCTGAGCGGTCCGTACCAGGACCGCACGGCGCTCGATGAAGTGGTCCAGATGATGACAGGCCTCGCCTACATGACCGGGCCGACCGGACGGCCGCTACGGGTAGGCTCCTCGGCCAACGATATCATGGGCGGGTTGTTCGGAGCATTCTCCGTGCTGGCGGCGCTGATGGAGCGCAAGGAAACCGGCAGGGGCCGCAGTCTGCGCGTCGGCTTGTTCGAGAACTGCCTGCTCTTGGTGGCTCAGCACATGGTGCAGTTCGAGCTCGAGGGTACCAACCCGCCGCCGATGCCCGAGCGCACTTTCTCATGGCCGGTTTACGACATCTTCGACACGACCGACGGCCGCCAGATGTTCGTCGGCGCCGTTACCGAGGGGCAATGGACGGCGCTGTGCCGGCTGCTTGGGCTCGACGAGTTGCTTGCCGACCCTGGGCTTCAGGCGCGCATGGATCAGATCGAGGCGCGCGACCGCACGATCCCCATCGTGGCAAGAGCCATCGCATCGCGTCAGTCGGAACGGCTTGCCGAGGCCTTCGAAAAGCTCGGCATTCCCTATGCGCCGATTGCCAAGCCGTCAGATATGTACTCGGACCCGCATGTAATGCGGCCGGGAGGGCTTGCGACATCGAGGCTGCCGGATGGCCAGAGTTTTCGCGCGCCCTCGCTGCCATTCGACGTCGACGGGATCATGCTGACGGGCGGCGGCGATGTGCCGGCGCTGGGACAGGACACGGGCGCGGTCCTAGGCTCGCTCGGTCTCGACGCCGAGGCGATCGGCAAGGCGCAGGGCGCGGCGAGGAGAGCGGCATGA
- a CDS encoding Gfo/Idh/MocA family oxidoreductase yields the protein MSLRIGMLSFAHYHANFWSEAFAADPRVSLAGVWDEDASRRQTAAVCFAMRQFDDIDGLLASVDAVAICSETARHRSLIEAAARRGRAVLCEKPLAASMDDAVAIETAVRDRGIRFMQSFPKRLDPASIRIRDLIRSGELGEIRLVRIRHGHSHAREAAFTNGWWTRPELSGGGTLIDEGVHALDFLRWLFGNPQTVQANISFPGTLPSRMPRLPCCDGKMGCWPKWQRVGRSPPATTRWKSTDRRRPCCLPESTSRLATCLARAISGLREKMRLAGKPSTSSLVSSLEVSITPWRRHSSTICLM from the coding sequence ATGTCGCTGCGCATCGGCATGCTGAGCTTCGCGCATTATCACGCCAACTTCTGGTCCGAAGCCTTTGCGGCGGATCCGCGCGTTTCGCTGGCCGGCGTCTGGGACGAAGATGCGTCGCGCCGGCAGACCGCCGCGGTCTGCTTCGCGATGCGGCAGTTCGACGACATCGACGGGCTTCTGGCGTCGGTCGATGCCGTCGCCATATGTTCCGAGACCGCCCGGCATCGGTCCCTCATCGAGGCGGCGGCGCGGCGCGGGCGCGCGGTTCTATGCGAGAAGCCGCTGGCCGCGAGCATGGACGATGCCGTTGCAATCGAGACCGCCGTTCGCGATCGTGGCATCAGGTTCATGCAAAGCTTCCCAAAACGTCTCGACCCGGCAAGCATCAGGATCCGAGACCTCATTCGATCGGGCGAGCTCGGCGAGATCCGGCTCGTGCGCATCAGACACGGCCACAGCCACGCGCGGGAAGCTGCGTTCACGAACGGCTGGTGGACCAGGCCGGAACTCAGCGGCGGCGGCACCCTGATCGACGAGGGCGTGCACGCGCTCGATTTTCTGCGCTGGCTGTTCGGCAACCCGCAAACGGTCCAGGCGAACATCTCCTTTCCCGGGACCTTGCCGTCGAGGATGCCGCGATTGCCATGCTGCGATGGGAAAATGGGCTGCTGGCCGAAGTGGCAACGAGTTGGTCGTTCGCCGCCGGCCACGACTCGGTGGAAGTCTACGGATCGGAGGCGACCGTGCTGCTTGCCGGAGTCGACCTCGCGTCTCGCAACCTGTCTGGCCCGAGCTATCTCAGGCTTGCGCGAAAAGATGCGGTTGGCTGGGAAACCCTCGACGTCGTCCCTCGTTTCGTCGCTGGAGGTTTCCATCACGCCGTGGCGTCGGCATTCGTCGACTATTTGCTTGATGTAA
- a CDS encoding TRAP transporter large permease has product MTIFLILGFLVLLLLTGMPIFAALSLSSAAILMIYEGRIDSIADTVFASLNNPLLATIPMFAFMAHVMIKAKVVDDLYDMANRLVGHIKGGLGFATILSCTIFSTISGSSVATALTIGSTAIPQMQRFGYRPRDTYGIIAAGGTLGILIPPSGPMILYAIVTDASIGALFLAGMIPGLIMAAIFAMFSWFQANAHGETKTQAWPGTKAVIAAFMKSIWAVMMPPIILGGIYLGIFTAAEAAAVGAVYALFVALLIYRNVSAADLWDCTWQTMRTSAMLFMIIAGAGLFGHAVTIIRLPAEIMEGVTALGLSQTGFILVVMAAIFVLGMFLETIAIILITTPIILPAMVALDINLIWYGVMLMINLELALITPPVGMNLFVIKGITNAPLSQIIRGSSPYVALLIGGLVLIWAFPQLSLWLPTSAGFGR; this is encoded by the coding sequence ATGACGATATTTCTGATCCTCGGCTTTCTCGTCCTCTTGCTCCTGACGGGCATGCCGATCTTCGCGGCGCTGAGCCTGTCCTCCGCGGCGATCCTGATGATCTACGAGGGCAGGATCGACTCCATCGCCGACACGGTCTTCGCCAGCCTCAACAACCCCCTGCTGGCGACGATCCCGATGTTCGCCTTCATGGCGCATGTCATGATCAAGGCGAAGGTGGTCGACGATCTCTACGACATGGCCAACAGGCTGGTTGGGCACATCAAGGGCGGGCTGGGCTTCGCCACCATCTTGTCGTGCACGATCTTCTCCACCATTTCGGGCTCGTCTGTCGCGACCGCACTGACGATCGGCTCGACCGCCATCCCGCAGATGCAGCGCTTCGGTTACCGGCCCCGCGACACTTACGGCATCATCGCCGCCGGCGGTACGCTCGGCATCCTCATCCCGCCGTCAGGGCCGATGATCCTCTATGCGATCGTCACGGACGCCTCGATCGGCGCGCTCTTCCTGGCGGGCATGATCCCCGGGCTGATCATGGCCGCTATCTTCGCCATGTTCTCGTGGTTCCAGGCAAACGCACATGGTGAGACGAAGACGCAGGCCTGGCCTGGAACGAAGGCAGTGATTGCCGCCTTTATGAAGTCGATCTGGGCGGTGATGATGCCACCCATAATTCTCGGCGGTATCTATCTCGGCATATTCACCGCGGCGGAAGCGGCGGCCGTCGGCGCTGTCTACGCGCTTTTCGTCGCGCTTCTGATCTACCGCAACGTTTCGGCCGCCGATCTCTGGGACTGCACCTGGCAAACCATGCGCACCAGCGCGATGCTGTTCATGATCATCGCCGGCGCGGGACTGTTCGGCCATGCGGTGACGATCATCCGCCTGCCGGCGGAGATCATGGAGGGCGTGACCGCGCTCGGCCTGTCGCAGACCGGCTTCATCCTGGTGGTCATGGCGGCAATCTTCGTGCTCGGCATGTTCCTTGAGACCATCGCCATCATCCTGATCACCACCCCAATCATCCTGCCGGCGATGGTGGCGCTGGATATCAATCTGATCTGGTACGGCGTCATGCTGATGATCAACCTGGAATTGGCATTGATCACGCCGCCGGTCGGGATGAATCTGTTCGTCATCAAGGGCATCACCAACGCGCCGCTGTCGCAGATCATCCGCGGCTCTTCGCCCTACGTGGCGCTGCTGATTGGCGGGCTCGTGCTGATCTGGGCCTTCCCGCAGCTGTCACTATGGCTGCCGACAAGTGCAGGATTCGGGCGATAG
- a CDS encoding transposase has product MGFIEGVDRGQAALLPPCLIIHHDVFNDANDGHLLHPMSTGARHVLNANELHVLTDGGYSNAEEVARCERGAITVSAPIKRGAMNSEHFRPTQFVYDEPATPSAAPQAKHSDRRESTPAIRAIRYRTSACKACALKPKCTPGVQRTIHRLFDQAALDRMEARIYADPNLMRIRRCTVEHPFGTIKRMSGGGRFLTRGLRAVKAEAALSILAFNVLHAVNAFGQRKMIGGA; this is encoded by the coding sequence ATGGGGTTTATTGAGGGTGTGGATCGTGGGCAGGCCGCTCTCCTGCCGCCTTGCCTGATCATCCATCACGACGTCTTCAATGATGCGAATGACGGCCATCTTCTCCACCCGATGTCGACTGGTGCCCGGCACGTGCTCAATGCCAACGAACTCCACGTCTTGACCGATGGCGGCTACTCCAATGCCGAGGAAGTTGCCCGATGCGAGCGCGGCGCTATCACGGTGTCAGCGCCGATCAAGCGCGGTGCCATGAACAGCGAACACTTCCGTCCCACCCAGTTTGTCTATGACGAGCCAGCGACACCATCTGCTGCCCCGCAGGCGAAACACTCTGACCGTCGGGAAAGCACACCCGCAATAAGAGCGATCCGATACAGGACGTCCGCATGCAAGGCGTGTGCTTTAAAACCGAAATGCACGCCGGGCGTCCAGCGCACGATCCATCGCTTGTTCGATCAGGCGGCGCTCGATCGGATGGAAGCCCGCATATATGCCGATCCAAATCTGATGAGGATCAGACGCTGCACTGTCGAGCATCCGTTCGGCACAATCAAACGAATGTCAGGTGGCGGTAGGTTCCTGACACGGGGTTTAAGGGCGGTGAAAGCGGAAGCGGCTTTGTCGATACTCGCATTTAACGTCCTCCATGCTGTGAATGCCTTCGGACAACGGAAAATGATTGGGGGCGCCTGA
- the dctP gene encoding TRAP transporter substrate-binding protein DctP — protein sequence MNRYTATLAGTLLLSAPVVTVSHAATAMRCSHQLPPAHHIAIVVDKWAAEVEKLSGGELDVQVFGADSLVKANDNILAVAKGDIECAFSLNFQWGKTLPIMNVTVGPYTMSSIEAWKKWPTSDAAAFLEGKLAEKGVKNIAWMFQTNTSVFTSKGKALVTPDDFKGIKMRGIGPAFDRGLTAMGATTAAMPGSEVYQALATGVIDAAITDVAAAYSRKYFEVQDHMTVVPVLAAYLHGYVNPAWHEELSDKSKAALKQAGEAASQWALDASIQAAANAPKQLEEKGVKVHIATDAENESLKAVMQPAFAEGFAEETGEDGKTLLGLIEKIQ from the coding sequence ATGAATCGCTACACAGCAACGCTCGCAGGCACGCTGCTGCTCTCGGCCCCGGTCGTCACTGTATCGCACGCGGCAACCGCCATGCGCTGCAGTCATCAGTTGCCACCGGCGCACCACATCGCCATCGTCGTCGACAAATGGGCAGCGGAGGTCGAGAAGCTCTCCGGAGGCGAGCTTGACGTTCAGGTGTTCGGCGCCGACAGCCTGGTCAAGGCCAACGACAACATCCTTGCTGTCGCCAAGGGCGACATCGAATGCGCGTTCTCGCTCAATTTCCAGTGGGGCAAGACGCTGCCGATCATGAACGTCACGGTCGGGCCCTACACAATGTCCTCCATCGAAGCATGGAAGAAATGGCCGACATCCGACGCCGCTGCCTTTCTGGAGGGAAAACTTGCTGAAAAGGGTGTCAAGAACATCGCGTGGATGTTCCAGACCAACACCAGCGTGTTTACCTCAAAGGGCAAGGCCCTGGTTACGCCTGATGACTTCAAGGGAATTAAGATGCGCGGCATTGGTCCGGCTTTCGACCGCGGCCTGACGGCCATGGGCGCGACCACGGCTGCCATGCCCGGCAGTGAAGTCTATCAGGCGCTGGCGACCGGCGTCATCGACGCCGCCATAACCGACGTAGCCGCCGCCTATTCGCGCAAATATTTCGAGGTGCAGGATCACATGACGGTGGTGCCTGTGCTGGCCGCCTATTTGCATGGCTATGTCAATCCCGCCTGGCATGAAGAGCTGAGCGACAAGTCCAAGGCCGCGCTCAAGCAGGCCGGTGAAGCCGCCTCGCAATGGGCGCTCGACGCCTCGATCCAGGCCGCGGCCAACGCGCCGAAGCAATTGGAGGAGAAGGGCGTCAAAGTCCATATCGCCACGGATGCCGAGAACGAGTCGTTGAAGGCGGTCATGCAGCCGGCCTTTGCGGAGGGTTTCGCTGAAGAGACCGGCGAGGACGGCAAGACGCTGCTCGGCCTGATCGAGAAGATCCAGTAG
- a CDS encoding LysR substrate-binding domain-containing protein has translation MDSRQLRYFAAIYEQGTLSNAAETCRVAVSALSHHLANLEAEFGAPLFVRKPRGLQPTAAGERLYVHAKSILKAMSAAEKDIREAGTEISGEVSVGMAYSAVKAIGVDLARRIVSDYPKVRLSLSESLSGSTLIHLMASEVDIALVYNPPADPRLKTQAVLEEQMVLVGTRAIIGDSDQPIRFADILDLPMILLRQGISARALMDDTNLLKKLEGRAKLQMNSVHAIGASLAAGLGCAIGTKLFMYEHIESGLLHYRPIVEPELSRTLYVCEMADRPATYALEAVRSLILDLVRRSVVDGRWEARMVML, from the coding sequence ATGGACTCGCGTCAACTCCGCTACTTCGCCGCCATCTATGAGCAGGGAACGCTGTCCAATGCGGCCGAGACCTGCCGCGTCGCTGTGTCCGCGCTCAGCCATCACCTCGCCAATCTCGAGGCAGAGTTCGGCGCGCCGCTTTTCGTACGCAAGCCACGCGGCCTGCAACCCACCGCGGCCGGTGAGCGGCTCTATGTCCACGCCAAGTCGATCCTCAAGGCGATGTCTGCCGCCGAAAAGGACATCCGCGAGGCCGGCACCGAGATCTCGGGCGAGGTTTCGGTGGGCATGGCCTATTCGGCGGTCAAGGCGATCGGCGTCGATCTCGCGCGGCGCATCGTGTCCGACTATCCCAAGGTCCGGCTGTCCCTGTCGGAGAGCCTGTCTGGTTCGACGCTGATCCACCTGATGGCATCGGAGGTCGACATCGCACTGGTCTACAATCCGCCCGCCGATCCGCGCCTGAAGACGCAAGCCGTGCTGGAGGAGCAGATGGTGCTGGTCGGCACTCGCGCAATCATCGGCGACAGCGACCAGCCGATCCGGTTCGCCGATATCCTCGATCTGCCGATGATCCTGCTCAGGCAGGGCATCTCGGCCCGTGCCCTGATGGACGACACCAATCTTCTCAAGAAGCTCGAAGGCCGGGCCAAGTTGCAGATGAACTCGGTTCATGCCATCGGCGCCTCGCTAGCCGCTGGCCTGGGCTGCGCCATTGGCACCAAGCTGTTCATGTACGAGCATATCGAGAGCGGCCTGCTGCATTATCGTCCGATCGTCGAACCGGAATTGTCGCGCACGCTCTATGTCTGCGAGATGGCCGACCGCCCGGCGACCTATGCGCTGGAGGCCGTCCGCAGCTTGATACTGGACCTCGTGCGCCGCTCGGTAGTAGACGGGCGCTGGGAAGCGCGAATGGTCATGCTTTAG
- a CDS encoding ThuA domain-containing protein, which produces MRQALIVWGGWDGHEPEEGARVVKAMLEEEGFGVRVETTTAIFAEPAIADLSLIVPIYTMAKLAKNEELNLTRAVEGGVGLGGYHGGMCDAFREATDYQFMCGGQWVAHPGNIIDYRVDIARRDDPIMNGIDDFPYRSEQYYMHVDPSNEVLATTTFSGEHTSWIEGVVMPVVWKRRHGKGRVFYSALGHAAGEFAVPQMRTIFRRGLLWAAR; this is translated from the coding sequence ATGCGGCAAGCGCTGATCGTGTGGGGCGGCTGGGACGGACACGAGCCGGAAGAAGGCGCGCGCGTCGTCAAGGCGATGCTTGAGGAGGAAGGGTTCGGCGTGCGCGTCGAAACCACGACCGCCATATTCGCCGAGCCCGCGATCGCCGATTTGAGCCTGATCGTGCCGATCTACACGATGGCCAAGCTTGCGAAGAACGAGGAGCTCAACCTGACAAGGGCAGTCGAGGGCGGTGTCGGCTTGGGCGGCTATCACGGCGGCATGTGCGATGCGTTTCGTGAAGCCACGGACTACCAGTTCATGTGCGGCGGTCAGTGGGTGGCGCATCCGGGCAACATCATCGACTACCGGGTCGACATCGCCAGGCGCGACGATCCCATCATGAACGGCATCGACGATTTTCCGTACCGCTCCGAGCAGTATTACATGCATGTGGATCCCTCCAATGAGGTGCTGGCGACCACCACCTTCTCCGGCGAGCACACATCCTGGATCGAAGGCGTGGTCATGCCGGTCGTCTGGAAGCGCCGGCACGGCAAGGGAAGGGTGTTCTATTCGGCGCTCGGACATGCGGCAGGGGAATTCGCGGTGCCGCAGATGCGCACGATATTCCGTCGCGGCCTGCTCTGGGCGGCGCGTTGA
- a CDS encoding SDR family oxidoreductase — protein sequence MTTISLITGGSRGLGRNTAISIARHGGDVILTYHSGKDNADAVVAEIEALGRRAVSLQLDTGDVSTFSAFLEALRSALTATWGRDTIDHLVNNAGHGEMADFAATTEVQFDKLFAVHVKGVFFLTQALLPVLADGGRIINFSSGLTRVSFPGFSAYSAAKGAVEIFTVYMAKELGSRGITANTVAPGAIETDFLGGAVRDIPDYNKAFAGMTALGRVGQPDDIGPMVASLLGPDNRWVNGQRIEVSGGQTI from the coding sequence ATGACCACCATCTCCCTCATAACCGGCGGCAGCCGCGGCCTCGGTCGGAACACCGCCATCAGCATCGCGCGCCATGGCGGCGACGTGATCCTCACTTACCATAGCGGCAAGGACAATGCGGACGCGGTCGTGGCCGAAATCGAGGCGCTGGGCCGCAGGGCTGTCTCGTTGCAGCTCGACACCGGCGACGTCTCGACCTTTTCCGCCTTCCTGGAGGCGCTGCGCAGCGCGCTGACCGCCACCTGGGGCCGGGACACGATCGACCACCTCGTCAACAATGCCGGTCACGGAGAGATGGCGGACTTTGCCGCCACCACTGAGGTGCAGTTCGACAAACTGTTCGCTGTCCACGTCAAGGGCGTGTTCTTCCTGACGCAGGCACTGCTGCCGGTGCTGGCCGATGGTGGCCGCATCATCAACTTCTCGTCGGGCCTTACCCGTGTGTCGTTCCCCGGCTTCTCGGCCTACTCTGCGGCCAAGGGTGCGGTGGAGATCTTCACCGTCTACATGGCTAAGGAACTGGGCAGCCGCGGCATAACCGCCAACACGGTCGCGCCAGGCGCGATCGAGACCGATTTCCTGGGCGGCGCGGTGCGCGACATCCCCGATTACAACAAGGCCTTCGCCGGCATGACCGCGCTCGGGCGCGTCGGCCAGCCCGACGATATCGGCCCGATGGTGGCCAGCCTGCTCGGCCCAGACAACCGCTGGGTCAACGGTCAGCGCATCGAGGTGTCGGGCGGTCAGACCATCTGA
- a CDS encoding hydroxymethylglutaryl-CoA lyase, translating to MSRITAAYPADRVSLREVGLRDGLQLTKTWPSTNDKREWLAREYAAGVRHFEVGSFLPASRMPQFADLRDMINAVSRLGDARSAALVLNERGAADAFETEVDEVVCVISATEEHSQANMRRSRSEAIDLVRTVARMRDERDHKAIVNAGIAMAFGCSIAGKVDQAEVLRLASACMEAGADIVGIADTVGFAGPRQVAGLSTAMTRLSGGGAFIVHLHDTRGMGIANASAALDAGCRVLDGSLGGLGGCPFAPGATGNVVFEDLVFLCETKGFATGVDLDALVAVRAVPEYAMPNEKFYGAIARAGPPRTLDWRA from the coding sequence ATGAGCCGGATCACCGCAGCCTATCCCGCCGACCGGGTGAGCCTGCGCGAGGTCGGCCTGCGCGACGGGCTGCAACTGACGAAGACCTGGCCGTCGACCAACGACAAGCGCGAATGGCTGGCGCGCGAATACGCCGCCGGCGTGCGCCATTTCGAGGTTGGTTCTTTCCTGCCAGCGAGCCGCATGCCGCAATTCGCCGACCTTCGCGATATGATCAACGCCGTTTCTCGGCTAGGAGACGCACGCTCGGCGGCCCTTGTGCTCAACGAGCGCGGCGCGGCCGATGCGTTCGAGACCGAGGTCGACGAGGTTGTCTGCGTGATCTCGGCGACCGAGGAGCACAGCCAGGCCAATATGCGCCGCTCGCGCTCCGAGGCGATCGACCTGGTGCGCACGGTGGCACGGATGCGCGACGAGCGCGACCACAAGGCGATCGTGAACGCCGGCATCGCCATGGCGTTCGGCTGCTCCATCGCCGGCAAGGTCGACCAGGCTGAAGTGCTGCGGCTGGCCTCGGCCTGCATGGAGGCCGGTGCCGACATCGTCGGGATCGCCGATACGGTCGGCTTCGCGGGACCGCGGCAGGTAGCGGGGCTGTCGACAGCCATGACACGTCTTTCCGGCGGCGGCGCCTTTATCGTCCATCTCCACGACACGCGCGGCATGGGGATCGCCAATGCCTCCGCCGCGCTCGACGCCGGCTGCCGCGTGCTCGACGGATCGCTGGGCGGGCTCGGTGGCTGCCCGTTCGCGCCGGGCGCGACCGGCAACGTCGTCTTCGAGGATCTGGTCTTCCTCTGCGAGACCAAGGGCTTCGCGACCGGCGTCGACCTCGACGCATTGGTCGCCGTCCGGGCCGTGCCGGAATATGCCATGCCAAACGAGAAGTTCTACGGCGCCATCGCGCGCGCGGGGCCGCCCCGCACGCTCGACTGGCGCGCCTGA
- a CDS encoding AraC family transcriptional regulator: protein MNDQLLKHARRYADAHADQVGVAATPVDGLVILRETAPTMLQYAVSKPLVALVLQGGKRVTMGSRTFDFGAGDSLLITTDVPTVSQITTASRVLPYYSLVLELDPSVIAGLVGQIGSLPFEADQPVRVDPTETEVADAALRLLRLLNRPDTLAVLGSQLVRELHYWLLSGRHGGAIRALGVTDSHAQRIARAVAMLRRHYAEPIKVEALAEVAGMSLSAFHVHFRTITSLSPLQFQKQLRLIEARRRMLAEGEAVSDAAYGVGYESVPQFTREYSRMFGQPPGRDIRQARTQMIAAA, encoded by the coding sequence ATGAATGATCAACTGCTCAAACATGCCCGTCGCTATGCCGACGCCCACGCCGATCAGGTCGGCGTCGCGGCGACTCCGGTCGACGGCCTCGTGATCCTGCGCGAAACGGCGCCGACCATGCTGCAATATGCCGTGTCGAAGCCGCTGGTAGCGCTGGTCCTGCAGGGCGGCAAGCGCGTGACGATGGGCAGCCGAACGTTCGACTTCGGTGCCGGCGATTCCCTCCTCATCACCACCGACGTGCCCACCGTCAGCCAGATCACGACCGCCAGCAGGGTCTTGCCTTATTATTCTCTGGTCCTCGAACTCGATCCTTCCGTCATCGCCGGCCTCGTCGGCCAAATCGGCTCACTGCCGTTCGAGGCGGACCAGCCGGTCCGCGTCGATCCGACCGAGACGGAGGTGGCCGATGCGGCGTTGCGTCTCCTGCGATTGCTCAACCGACCTGACACCTTGGCAGTGCTGGGATCACAACTCGTCCGTGAATTGCATTACTGGCTGCTGAGCGGGAGGCATGGCGGTGCCATCCGGGCGCTGGGCGTGACCGACAGCCATGCCCAGCGGATCGCGCGCGCGGTCGCGATGCTTCGCCGTCACTATGCCGAACCCATCAAGGTGGAAGCCTTGGCCGAGGTCGCGGGCATGAGCCTGTCCGCATTCCATGTCCATTTCCGCACCATCACCTCGCTGTCGCCGCTGCAGTTCCAGAAGCAACTCCGCCTGATCGAGGCCCGCCGCCGGATGCTGGCAGAGGGTGAGGCGGTCAGCGATGCTGCCTATGGTGTCGGATACGAAAGCGTACCGCAGTTCACACGCGAATATAGCCGCATGTTCGGGCAACCTCCTGGCCGTGATATCCGGCAGGCGCGTACGCAGATGATCGCCGCTGCATAG
- a CDS encoding TRAP transporter small permease, producing the protein MLEDVSTEEEAPRAASFPERAAAAISRLGGALSALLILVVLAITAVSVFNRYFLGRPLMGVDEATGFLVVAIVMFGAAEALRCGDHIRIDLLFDHLGPRARWWLELWSLASVLVFAALLLVASWHTVAFSYRFGAYSTGYLSLPMWIPQSTMVVGAVLIGLAALTSMLRLFGEKWP; encoded by the coding sequence ATGTTGGAGGACGTCTCGACCGAAGAGGAGGCGCCGCGCGCCGCCTCTTTTCCCGAACGCGCCGCTGCGGCGATTTCGCGCCTTGGCGGAGCGTTGAGCGCGCTGCTGATCCTCGTGGTTCTGGCAATCACCGCCGTCAGCGTCTTCAACCGCTACTTTCTCGGCAGGCCGCTGATGGGCGTCGACGAAGCGACCGGCTTCCTGGTGGTCGCCATCGTCATGTTCGGGGCGGCGGAGGCCCTGAGGTGCGGCGACCATATCCGGATCGATCTGCTGTTCGATCATCTCGGACCCAGGGCGCGCTGGTGGCTGGAATTGTGGTCGCTCGCCAGCGTGCTCGTTTTCGCGGCGCTGCTGCTCGTCGCCTCCTGGCACACGGTCGCGTTCTCCTACCGGTTCGGCGCCTATTCGACCGGCTACCTGTCGCTGCCGATGTGGATCCCGCAATCGACAATGGTCGTCGGCGCTGTGCTGATCGGGCTCGCCGCCCTGACTTCGATGCTCAGGCTGTTTGGCGAGAAGTGGCCATGA
- a CDS encoding tautomerase family protein, which yields MPKLIIHSPAGTFDAADRQRVAAALMALGLECEALPSSPMVRSTVWTYFAEYAADAVFMGDEPARLPIVTLQIYVLAGGLDGTGKRKLIEGATAILDRHPDGTHVAPVYVVIHDVVDENWGIFGKQADLVALKASDPNAPAI from the coding sequence ATGCCCAAGCTCATCATCCACTCGCCGGCGGGCACATTCGATGCGGCGGATCGGCAGCGCGTCGCGGCTGCCCTCATGGCGCTGGGCCTCGAATGCGAGGCGCTGCCGTCCTCGCCGATGGTGCGCAGCACCGTGTGGACCTATTTCGCCGAATACGCGGCAGATGCGGTCTTCATGGGCGACGAACCGGCCCGGCTCCCCATAGTGACGCTTCAAATATATGTTCTAGCAGGCGGTCTAGACGGCACCGGCAAGCGCAAGCTCATCGAGGGCGCTACCGCCATTCTCGATCGCCATCCAGACGGGACTCATGTCGCGCCAGTGTACGTCGTCATCCACGATGTCGTGGATGAGAATTGGGGCATTTTCGGAAAGCAGGCTGATCTGGTTGCCTTGAAGGCCAGTGACCCGAATGCACCGGCGATCTGA